A single Micromonospora sp. CCTCC AA 2012012 DNA region contains:
- a CDS encoding DUF389 domain-containing protein, which yields MLHLRVIAPQDQSAAVADLLAADPGVTHLVVLPGVARQPAGDYITCDVVRESADGVLRQLQELGVEAHGAIAADDVELTLSAAADKAAHDAPGHGEDAVVWDEIAAKTGEQTILTGTFLVLIIVATMIAGIGVLLDQPILIVGAMVVGPEFGPLAALCVALLRRRPATILQSVQALGVGFLVAMGVTVLSTWLLTAAGLVSRDMLLGARPLTDFIWRPDALSWVVGLLAGVAGMLSLTSKKSGSLVGVLISVTTVPAAANVAVAVAYGVWHEAAGSLLQLVINLAAIVLAGLLTLVVQRYWWRGLERRAARGVPRQRPDRTPTRVTASRRPPRGDG from the coding sequence ATGCTGCATCTCCGGGTGATCGCACCCCAGGACCAGTCGGCCGCGGTAGCCGACCTGCTGGCCGCCGACCCCGGCGTCACGCACCTGGTGGTGCTGCCCGGTGTCGCCCGGCAACCGGCCGGCGACTACATCACCTGCGACGTGGTGCGGGAGAGCGCCGACGGGGTGCTGCGGCAGCTCCAGGAGCTGGGTGTCGAGGCGCACGGGGCGATCGCCGCCGACGACGTGGAGCTGACCCTCTCCGCCGCCGCCGACAAGGCCGCCCACGACGCCCCCGGGCACGGCGAGGACGCCGTGGTCTGGGACGAGATCGCCGCCAAGACCGGGGAGCAGACCATCCTCACCGGCACCTTCCTGGTGCTGATCATCGTCGCCACCATGATCGCCGGCATCGGGGTGCTGCTGGACCAGCCCATCCTGATCGTCGGGGCGATGGTGGTCGGTCCCGAGTTCGGTCCGCTCGCCGCGCTCTGCGTGGCGCTGCTGCGGCGCAGACCGGCCACCATCCTCCAGTCGGTGCAGGCCCTCGGGGTGGGCTTCCTCGTCGCGATGGGCGTGACCGTCCTGAGCACCTGGTTGCTGACGGCGGCCGGGCTGGTCAGCCGGGACATGCTGTTGGGCGCGCGGCCGCTGACCGACTTCATCTGGCGACCCGACGCCCTCTCCTGGGTGGTCGGCCTGCTCGCCGGTGTCGCCGGGATGCTCTCGCTGACCTCGAAGAAGTCCGGTTCCCTGGTCGGCGTGCTGATCTCGGTGACCACCGTGCCGGCGGCGGCGAACGTGGCGGTCGCCGTCGCGTACGGGGTGTGGCACGAGGCGGCCGGCTCGCTGCTCCAACTCGTGATCAACCTGGCTGCCATCGTGCTGGCCGGGCTGCTCACCCTCGTGGTGCAGCGCTACTGGTGGCGTGGCCTGGAACGGCGGGCGGCCCGGGGCGTGCCCCGGCAGCGGCCGGACCGGACCCCGACCCGGGTCACCGCCAGTCGTCGCCCGCCTCGAGGCGACGGCTGA
- a CDS encoding sugar transferase has translation MTRNAPGAFPFDLLTPPRPRGDSRPYDHVKRALDVVGSALLLVLTAPLMLIVALVVLTTLGRPVLFRHPRPGRHGELFQMVKFRTMHHVDPTRGRVADADRLTGIGRWLRTCSLDELPELWNVLRGDMSLIGPRPLLVRYLDRYTPEQARRHEVRPGITGLAQVRGRNSLTWEKKFEYDVEYVDTRSFRLDLRILAATVRVVLSRQDVSAPGVVTGCEFLGTAAGRDGIRAAADAGPDGIPMLPV, from the coding sequence GTGACACGCAACGCCCCGGGCGCCTTTCCGTTCGACCTCCTGACGCCCCCACGCCCGCGGGGTGACAGCCGTCCGTACGACCACGTCAAGCGGGCGCTGGACGTCGTCGGATCGGCCCTGCTGCTGGTGCTCACCGCGCCGCTGATGCTGATCGTCGCCCTCGTGGTGCTGACCACGCTGGGCCGTCCGGTGCTGTTCCGGCACCCCCGGCCCGGCCGGCACGGCGAGCTGTTCCAGATGGTCAAGTTCCGCACCATGCACCACGTCGACCCGACACGCGGCCGGGTGGCCGACGCCGACCGGTTGACCGGGATCGGTCGGTGGTTGCGCACCTGCAGCCTCGACGAGCTGCCCGAACTCTGGAACGTGCTGCGCGGTGACATGAGCCTGATCGGTCCCCGTCCGCTCCTGGTGCGCTACCTCGACCGGTACACCCCGGAACAGGCCCGCCGGCACGAGGTCCGCCCGGGCATCACCGGGCTCGCCCAGGTGCGCGGTCGCAACAGCCTGACCTGGGAGAAGAAGTTCGAGTACGACGTCGAGTACGTCGACACCCGGTCGTTCCGCCTCGACCTGCGGATCCTCGCGGCCACCGTACGGGTGGTGCTCTCCCGGCAGGACGTCTCGGCACCCGGTGTGGTGACCGGATGCGAGTTCCTCGGCACCGCCGCCGGGCGGGACGGCATCCGGGCGGCCGCCGACGCCGGTCCGGACGGCATCCCGATGCTCCCGGTGTGA